From a region of the Branchiostoma floridae strain S238N-H82 chromosome 13, Bfl_VNyyK, whole genome shotgun sequence genome:
- the LOC118428902 gene encoding kelch-like protein diablo, which translates to MASLLRPRFESEQSFSSTDLNDSGVSNETDTADEFVFKESNHPIQILEGLNSLRQTGSFCDVSLCVDGIEFPCHRAVLASFSPYFKAMFSNELAESHQEKVTINGVEAPMIELLLGYAYTSEIVITKMNVQSLLAAANLLEVLPVRDACCAFMEKHMDESNCLGIHCFAEAHACSELQEKAKSYVLTSFPEVCQQEEFLALSQGKVVEFISDDKLNVEKEEDVFDAVVRWLNADTGSRRHDFHKVLEQVRLPLLSPYHLLDCVDSHSVIQQSQPCRRLLEEAKSYQLLEDRRGEMFSPRTRPRRSTGTVEVIIAVGGEDDKVVLRSVESYDPTMGQWRTLACLPFAVSKHGLVVSGNNTLYMSGGEFPDGSASKDMWKYDPIFDVWTEMAPMNVPRSELGLAMLDGFVYAVGGWEGSSRLDSVERYSPATNSWAFVAPMKMAVTSPAMVAYNGKLYVTGGAVLEDGDGIDLVQCYDPKTKAWMELQPMLIARSGSAACVLKGFIYVIGGWHASTENTNKVERYDVERNLWESRAPMNERRYRPGVAIVDGKIYVCGGEEGWDRYHDTIERYDAETDSWEIVGEMPTSRSWLSCVAMQMRISKPAAPPDGEAGAAAARPL; encoded by the exons ATGGCGTCCCTGCTGCGACCGCGGTTTGAGAGCGAGCAGTCCTTCAGCAGTACTGACCTGAACGACAGCGGAGTGTCCAACGAGACCGACACGGCCGACGAGTTCGTCTTCAAGGAGTCCAACCACCCCATCCAGATCCTGGAAGGTCTGAACTCTCTACGCCAAACGGGGTCCTTCTGTGACGTTAGCTTGTGCGTGGACGGGATTGAGTTTCCGTGCCACCGCGCCGTCCTTGCGTCGTTTAGCCCGTACTTCAAAGCCATGTTTTCCAACGAGCTCGCCGAAAGCCACCAAGAGAAGGTCACGATCAACGGCGTGGAAGCCCCGATGATAGAACTGCTTCTGGGTTACGCGTACACTTCGGAGATCGTGATAACGAAAATGAACGTGCAGTCACTGTTGGCCGCAGCGAATCTACTAGAGGTGCTGCCAGTTAGGGATGCGTGCTGCGCGTTCATGGAAAAACACATGGACGAGAGCAACTGTCTCGGGATCCACTGTTTTGCGGAAGCGCACGCCTGCTCGGAACTCCAGGAAAAAGCGAAGAGTTACGTTCTGACGTCGTTTCCCGAGGTGTGCCAACAGGAGGAGTTTCTTGCGCTCTCGCAGGGAAAGGTCGTAGAGTTCATCTCGGATGATAAACTGAACGTGGAGAAGGAAGAGGACGTGTTTGATGCAGTAGTTCGCTGGTTGAATGCAGATACAGGGTCAAGGAGACACGACTTCCATAAG GTGCTGGAGCAGGTGCGACTGCCCTTGTTAAGTCCGTACCACCTGCTAGACTGTGTAGACAGCCACAGTGTGATCCAACAGTCCCAGCCCTGCAGACGCCTGCTGGAGGAGGCCAAGAGTTACCAGTTACTGGAGGATCGCAGGGGGGAGATGTTCAGTCCTCGCACACGGCCCAGGAGATCCACAG GCACAGTTGAAGTGATCATCGCGGTGGGAGGTGAGGATGATAAGGTGGTACTGCGGAGTGTGGAGAGTTATGACCCCACCATGGGACAGTGGCGTACGCTGGCCTGTCTCCCGTTTGCTGTCAGTAAGCACGGACTGGTCGTTTCAG GTAACAACACCTTGTACATGTCAGGAGGAGAGTTCCCGGATGGTTCGGCCAGTAAAGACATGTGGAAGTATGACCCCATATTTGATGTGTGGACAGAGATGGCACCCATGAATGTACCCAGGTCTGAGCTAG GCCTAGCCATGCTGGATGGATTCGTGTACGCTGTGGGTGGTTGGGAGGGGTCATCGCGACTGGACTCGGTAGAACGGTACAGCCCCGCCACGAACTCTTGGGCCTTCGTCGCACCCATGAAGATGGCAGTCACCAGTCCCGCCATGGTGGCGTACAACGGGAAACTCTATGTCACAG GAGGAGCTGTACTTGAAGACGGAGATGGTATTGACCTTGTGCAGTGTTACGACCCTAAGACTAAAGCCTGGATGGAGCTCCAGCCCATGCTGATCGCACGGTCGGGGTCTGCAGCTTGTGTACTCAAGGGGTTCATCTATGTCATAG GAGGTTGGCATGCCTCCACAGAGAACACTAACAAAGTAGAGCGGTACGATGTGGAGAGGAACCTGTGGGAGAGCAGGGCGCCCATGAACGAGCGCAGGTACCGCCCGGGCGTGGCCATCGTGGACGGGAAGATATATGTGTGTGGAGGGGAGGAGGGCTGGGACAG GTACCATGACACCATAGAGCGTTATGATGCGGAGACAGACAGCTGGGAGATTGTGGGGGAGATGCCGACCAGTCGCAGCTGGCTCAGCTGTGTGGCCATGCAGATGAGAATCAGCAAGCCTGCAGCGCCCCCTGACGGCGAGGCCGGAGCTGCAGCTGCAAGACCCCTGTAG
- the LOC118429652 gene encoding piggyBac transposable element-derived protein 4-like, with protein MSSIKVEEVLEGLATFDSGDEYPFSSDDSADNAESGSDSDNDKDEEDVVRRLGARARGIRTRAAEAASSTDLCLQNGTSDGDCLPQYPRVCSQQGGFSDQVSLSDDPKPLEFFGLMVPDSVFKICTEQTNKYAVDYFAANPKSDHKAHSRVHPWPDDGITEAEMKTFLALTIAMGLLHQQDMQDYWSRDEVMETPFFPSMMTRDRFLLIFKFFHLSDNDAYHPRNHPQHDPMHKLGAIYQTLAERFQTAWHPGKDICVDEGVAPFRGHDEFLTSNPDRTDRYKLKAYHLCDLNNGYCCEFEMYGGKGKELSGKGMAGDAVSRLVEPYLQKGHKLKCDDSHTSSRLFLGSHNAGTNARETRRQPKRRHTGKEVSKLDFISEYSQYLSTVDASNMSFRWRALKWWKKAFFHMLSLALVNAHVLHKEHMSSRGKKALEHKEFRREVVKELIATSGYERVGQERRTGAGSLLRLTGRHFLEKNPAREDGRVKVRTCQVCCPAERKYRRERGFLLGKRAGHESAYQCQQCQVVLCITPCMKLYHTEEDYQEAWIRLMHPNE; from the exons ATGTCGAGTATTAAGGTCGAAGAAGTGCTCGAGGGGCTTGCAACGTTTGATTCTGGCGACGAATACCCTTTCTCTAGCGACGACTCTGCGGACAACGCTGAAAGTGGCAGCGATTCTGACAACGACAAAGATGAAGAAGATGTAGTTCGCAGGCTAGGAGCTCGAGCTAGAGGAATTCGAACTAGGGCTGCCGAGGCAGCTTCTTCAACTGATCTCTGCCTTCAAAATGGGACCAGTGATGGTGACTGCTTGCCTCAGTATCCCCGTGTTTGCAGTCAGCAAGGTGGATTTAGCGACCAG GTCAGTTTGTCTGATGACCCCAAACCTCTGGAATTTTTTGGTCTCATGGTGCCGGACTCTGTGTTCAAGATCTGCACCGAACAGACAAACAAGTACGCCGTGGATTATTTCGCAGCCAACCCCAAATCCGACCACAAGGCTCATTCGCGGGTGCACCCCTGGCCCGACGATGGCATCACCGAGGCGGAGATGAAGACGTTTCTCGCTCTCACCATCGCCATGGGACTCCTGCACCAACAGGACATGCAGGACTACTGGAGCAGGGATGAGGTTATGGAGACTCCGTTCTTCCCATCCATGATGACACGTGACAGGTTTCTCCTCATCTTTAAGTTCTTCCATCTCAGCGATAACGACGCCTACCATCCCCGTAACCACCCCCAGCACGATCCCATGCACAAGCTGGGAGCAATATACCAAACCCTCGCGGAGAGATTCCAGACCGCGTGGCACCCTGGGAAGGATATCTGCGTAGATGAGGGTGTCGCGCCTTTTCGTGGTCACGACGAGTTTCTCACATCTAATCCAGACAGGACTGACAGGTACAAACTCAAGGCTTACCACCTGTGCGACTTGAACAACGGCTACTGCTGTGAATTTGAGATGTATGGGGGTAAAGGGAAGGAACTCTCAGGCAAAGGTATGGCGGGTGACGCGGTGTCTCGACTTGTAGAGCCATACCTTCAGAAAGGTCACAAACTGAAGTGCGACGACTCCCACACTTCTTCTCGGCTGTTTCTCGGCTCCCACAATGCCGGAACAAATGCTCGCGAAACCAGACGTCAACCCAAGCGCCGTCACACTGGAAAAGAAGTCTCAAAGCTAGACTTTATTTCTGAGTATAGCCAGTACTTGAGTACTGTTGATGCTTCCAACATGAGCTTCAGATGGCGTGCATTAAAGTGGTGGAAAAAGGCCTTCTTCCACATGCTAAGCCTTGCCCTGGTCAACGCCCATGTGTTACACAAAGAACACATGTCCTCCCGTGGCAAGAAAGCCTTGGAGCACAAGGAGTTTCGGAGGGAAGTAGTCAAGGAGCTCATCGCCACCTCAGGGTACGAGAGGGTCGGACAGGAGAGGAGAACCGGCGCCGGTAGCCTGTTGCGTCTGACAGGGCGACACTTCCTGGAGAAGAATCCCGCGAGGGAGGATGGCAGGGTCAAAGTTCGGACCTGCCAGGTCTGCTGTCCGGCGGAGAGGAAGTATCGCAGAGAGCGCGGGTTTCTCCTGGGAAAGAGAGCGGGCCATGAGTCTGCGTACCAGTGTCAGCAGTGCCAGGTGGTCCTGTGCATCACACCATGCATGAAGCTGTACCACACAGAGGAAGACTATCAGGAGGCCTGGATAAGGCTCATGCACCCAAATGAATGA